A window of Lacibacter sediminis contains these coding sequences:
- a CDS encoding extracellular solute-binding protein, with amino-acid sequence MQKIVLNGITWGHSRGITPLLAVSQRYSELHPDVEIRWKKRTLQEFADFPIEELTKEYDLLIIDHPWVGCADATRCVLPLNEYLSADYLRDQQTNSVGLSHISYNYNNNQWALAIDAATPAASYRKDLLSDVPQTWDDVITLAKQGKVAVPAIPIDILMNFYTFCIANGAEPFQNEDEVIDEVTGIKAIETMKELYSVVDKKMFSRNPIAVAELMTTTDDYLYCPFAYGYSNYARKGYAEHLLHYTDVVSFNGKRLRTTIGGTGISVSAFSKHKEVAVDFAAMVTSGECQSTMYVQHGGQPGHRSAWTDTAANHLTNYFFTQVLPVMDNGYMRPRYNGYLHFQDHAGDPLQDCLEYDGDPSKALQEMNKLYQQSLSKQTAVTA; translated from the coding sequence ATGCAAAAGATTGTATTGAATGGTATAACGTGGGGGCATAGCCGTGGAATTACACCGTTGCTTGCTGTTTCGCAACGTTATTCTGAATTACATCCTGATGTGGAGATACGTTGGAAGAAAAGAACCTTACAGGAGTTTGCAGATTTTCCCATTGAAGAACTCACCAAGGAATATGATCTGCTCATCATCGATCATCCATGGGTAGGTTGTGCGGATGCAACAAGATGTGTGTTGCCATTGAATGAATATTTATCGGCCGACTATTTAAGAGATCAGCAAACGAACTCAGTTGGTCTTTCGCATATCAGCTATAACTATAACAACAATCAATGGGCATTGGCCATTGATGCAGCTACACCTGCTGCCAGCTATCGTAAAGATCTGTTGAGTGATGTACCACAGACATGGGATGATGTGATCACATTAGCGAAGCAAGGTAAAGTTGCCGTGCCTGCTATCCCAATAGATATACTTATGAACTTCTATACTTTTTGTATTGCGAATGGTGCAGAACCTTTTCAAAACGAAGATGAAGTGATTGATGAAGTAACCGGCATCAAGGCGATAGAAACAATGAAAGAATTGTATAGTGTAGTTGATAAAAAGATGTTCAGCCGCAACCCGATTGCTGTGGCTGAGTTAATGACCACAACTGACGATTATCTCTATTGTCCGTTTGCATACGGTTATTCTAATTATGCACGCAAAGGCTACGCAGAACATTTATTGCATTATACAGATGTGGTTTCTTTCAACGGAAAAAGATTAAGAACAACGATTGGCGGAACAGGTATTTCTGTTTCTGCTTTCAGTAAACATAAAGAAGTGGCGGTTGATTTTGCAGCGATGGTAACATCGGGCGAATGTCAAAGCACCATGTATGTGCAACACGGCGGTCAACCGGGCCATCGCAGTGCATGGACGGATACTGCAGCCAATCATTTAACCAATTACTTTTTTACGCAGGTGCTGCCTGTTATGGATAATGGATATATGCGTCCACGTTACAATGGCTACCTGCATTTCCAGGATCATGCAGGCGATCCGTTACAGGATTGTTTGGAATATGATGGTGATCCTTCAAAAGCATTACAGGAAATGAATAAACTATATCAGCAAAGTCTTTCAAAACAAACAGCCGTTACAGCATGA
- a CDS encoding CaiB/BaiF CoA transferase family protein has product MSALPLNGVVVLEFSQYLSGPSAALRLADLGARVIKIERPNTGDAGRKLAIKDLWVDDNSLLFHTINRNKESFTADLKNPEDISIIKKLIAKSDVLIHNFRPDVMGKNGLDYKTVQQINPRLIYAEISGYGKNGPWKNKPGQDLLLQSITGLAYTTGNGTNGPVPFGISIADILAGSQLVQGILGGLIRRSKTGKGALIEVSLMESLLDFQFELLTTYFANNEQPLRSKVANGQPLLSAPYGIYQTKDSYIALAMMDIHVLADTIHCGALKHFPKENAFALRDEIKTVLVEHLQTETTAYWLAALQEAGLWAMEVLNWDEMTDHPGYNALEMEQTIHAGGKTIVTTRCPIRINGQRLTADKAAPQLGEQNEKIRKELEVIS; this is encoded by the coding sequence ATGAGTGCATTGCCATTAAACGGAGTTGTGGTGCTGGAGTTCAGTCAGTATCTATCAGGCCCATCGGCTGCTTTGCGTTTGGCCGATCTTGGTGCAAGAGTCATTAAGATCGAACGTCCGAACACAGGAGATGCTGGTCGGAAATTGGCGATTAAAGATTTGTGGGTTGATGATAATTCGTTGTTGTTTCATACTATCAACCGCAACAAAGAAAGTTTTACTGCTGATCTGAAGAATCCTGAAGATATTTCGATCATCAAAAAACTCATTGCAAAAAGCGATGTGTTGATCCATAATTTTCGTCCTGATGTAATGGGTAAGAATGGACTTGATTACAAAACCGTGCAACAGATAAATCCTCGATTGATCTACGCAGAAATTTCAGGTTATGGCAAGAATGGTCCATGGAAAAATAAACCAGGCCAGGATCTATTACTACAATCAATAACAGGCCTGGCTTACACAACAGGCAACGGCACAAACGGTCCCGTACCATTCGGAATTTCTATTGCTGATATTCTTGCGGGATCACAATTGGTGCAAGGGATTTTAGGTGGATTGATCCGTCGTTCAAAAACAGGTAAAGGTGCCTTGATTGAAGTGAGCCTGATGGAATCGTTACTCGATTTTCAATTTGAATTACTCACCACTTATTTTGCCAACAATGAACAACCACTGCGCAGCAAAGTTGCAAACGGTCAACCGTTGCTAAGTGCACCTTACGGTATTTATCAAACAAAAGACAGTTACATCGCTTTGGCGATGATGGATATACATGTGCTTGCCGACACGATTCATTGTGGTGCCTTGAAACATTTTCCGAAAGAAAATGCTTTTGCATTACGTGACGAAATAAAGACAGTGTTGGTGGAGCATTTGCAAACAGAAACAACTGCATATTGGTTGGCTGCGTTACAGGAAGCCGGGCTGTGGGCAATGGAAGTGTTGAACTGGGATGAGATGACCGATCATCCTGGATACAATGCGTTGGAGATGGAACAAACCATACATGCAGGTGGTAAAACAATTGTTACCACAAGATGCCCGATTCGCATTAACGGACAACGGTTGACTGCTGATAAAGCAGCACCACAGTTGGGTGAACAGAATGAGAAGATCAGGAAAGAGTTGGAAGTTATAAGTTAA
- a CDS encoding amidohydrolase family protein, translated as MRLADTHVHIWDFNRAEYAWLEGNTSILNRTYSIEELESERNISGVKKGILVQAANNFEDTDWMLHVAVNTDWIAGIVGWLPLINPDATLKALQKKYGKENYFKGVRHLIHDEPDPEWLLQPEVINSLQILADHNIPYDVVGVLPAHIETALKVAAKVPELRMVFDHLNQPPIATKAKFGKWGELMKEAAQHKNFYAKISGLGLTAQKGDQWTADDIKPYVGFAIEQFGTDRCFMGGDWPVSLLAGSYSNTWKNFKEVIHDLVDDNTADRIFYSNAANFYSF; from the coding sequence ATGAGGCTTGCTGATACACATGTACATATTTGGGATTTTAACCGTGCAGAATATGCATGGTTAGAAGGCAACACATCTATACTCAACCGCACATACAGCATTGAAGAACTGGAATCTGAACGAAATATAAGCGGCGTAAAAAAAGGTATTCTTGTACAGGCCGCCAATAATTTTGAAGATACTGACTGGATGTTGCATGTAGCAGTAAACACTGATTGGATCGCCGGTATTGTTGGTTGGTTACCGTTGATCAATCCGGATGCAACATTAAAAGCATTACAAAAGAAATACGGGAAAGAAAATTATTTCAAAGGCGTTCGTCATTTGATACACGATGAACCTGACCCGGAATGGTTACTGCAACCTGAAGTGATCAACAGTCTGCAGATATTGGCCGATCATAATATTCCTTACGATGTCGTGGGAGTTTTGCCTGCACATATTGAAACTGCTTTGAAGGTAGCAGCAAAAGTTCCTGAGTTAAGAATGGTGTTCGATCATCTCAATCAACCACCTATTGCAACAAAAGCGAAGTTTGGAAAGTGGGGTGAGCTGATGAAAGAAGCAGCACAGCATAAAAATTTTTATGCAAAAATTTCCGGACTTGGATTAACTGCACAAAAAGGTGATCAATGGACCGCCGATGATATTAAGCCCTATGTTGGCTTTGCAATTGAACAGTTTGGAACCGACCGCTGTTTCATGGGAGGCGATTGGCCCGTTTCATTATTGGCCGGTTCTTACAGCAACACCTGGAAAAACTTCAAAGAAGTCATTCACGATTTGGTTGATGATAACACAGCGGATAGAATATTTTATTCCAACGCTGCAAACTTTTATTCCTTTTAA
- a CDS encoding CaiB/BaiF CoA transferase family protein: MKLLEDVLVIDFSQFLSGPSAALRLADMGAQVIKIERPGVGDICRELYVSDVMIEGESTIFHAINRNKQSYAADLKDPNDLGKVKQLIAKADVVMHNFRPGVMERIGLDYASVKKIKPDVVYAEISGYGVEGPWKDLPGQDLLLQSVSGLTWLSNNIDESPTPMGVAVVDIMAGTHIAQGILAALYQKGTTGEGALVQVSMLESILDFQFEVLTCYYNDGRQLPVRGAVNSAHAYIAAPYGIYKTNDDYIALAMTNIPTLATLLECEPLKEFVNSNDWFAKRDEIKSILAGHLTTRPSAEWLGILEKADIWCAAVMDYDRLVKQEGYRSLEMEVTVKTSNGISVTTTRCPIKVDGEILAAGKGAPLLGEHNKEIDYRFGITEQLQTVTK; encoded by the coding sequence ATGAAACTTTTAGAAGACGTATTAGTGATCGATTTCAGCCAGTTTTTGTCGGGGCCTTCAGCGGCTTTGCGATTGGCAGATATGGGTGCACAAGTGATCAAGATCGAGCGACCGGGCGTCGGTGATATTTGTCGTGAGCTGTATGTGAGCGATGTGATGATCGAAGGTGAATCAACTATTTTTCATGCCATCAACCGTAACAAACAAAGCTACGCTGCCGATTTAAAAGATCCGAATGACCTGGGAAAAGTAAAGCAACTCATTGCCAAAGCCGATGTGGTGATGCACAATTTTCGTCCCGGCGTCATGGAGCGTATTGGTTTGGATTATGCATCGGTGAAAAAAATAAAACCCGATGTGGTATATGCAGAGATCAGTGGTTATGGTGTGGAAGGTCCGTGGAAAGATTTACCGGGGCAGGATCTATTGTTGCAATCTGTTTCAGGTTTAACCTGGCTCAGCAATAATATCGACGAAAGTCCAACACCAATGGGTGTGGCCGTGGTGGATATCATGGCAGGCACACACATTGCGCAGGGAATATTAGCAGCATTATATCAAAAAGGAACAACAGGCGAAGGCGCATTGGTGCAGGTGAGTATGCTGGAAAGTATCCTGGATTTTCAGTTTGAAGTATTGACCTGTTATTACAATGATGGCCGGCAGTTACCTGTACGTGGAGCAGTGAATAGTGCGCATGCTTATATTGCGGCGCCTTATGGTATTTATAAAACAAATGATGATTACATTGCATTAGCAATGACCAATATTCCAACTTTGGCAACACTGCTGGAATGTGAACCATTGAAAGAGTTTGTTAACAGTAATGATTGGTTCGCAAAACGGGATGAAATAAAATCGATACTGGCTGGCCATTTAACAACAAGACCATCTGCTGAATGGCTCGGTATTTTAGAGAAAGCAGATATATGGTGTGCAGCGGTAATGGATTACGATCGGTTGGTGAAACAGGAAGGTTACCGTTCGTTAGAAATGGAAGTAACGGTGAAGACGAGCAACGGCATTTCAGTAACCACCACACGTTGTCCTATTAAAGTTGATGGAGAAATATTAGCAGCAGGCAAGGGCGCTCCATTGTTGGGTGAGCATAACAAAGAAATTGACTATCGATTCGGCATAACAGAACAATTGCAGACCGTTACTAAATGA